One Methanomassiliicoccales archaeon genomic window carries:
- a CDS encoding dihydropteroate synthase: MLVISERINGLFTVVGKAIDARDSKFIQEHALKQIECGAHALDLNVGPGRDDGPAAMDWLVRTVQDVTDVPLCIDTPGIKTMTAGVKACRNKIIINSTTAEMKRMQALFPLAREHDADVICLTMDERGIPNDAESRAEMAMLMMTTAMEYDIMPDRLLLDPLVMPIKAAQDQAVKVIKAMQLFQTLNDPAPRTVVGLSNVSNGAKERSLINRTYLGMLIGAGLSAGIVDVQDAQLMEVIKTGELLRAEKLYCDDFLRA, encoded by the coding sequence ATGTTGGTCATCAGCGAACGTATCAACGGCCTGTTCACCGTGGTGGGAAAGGCCATAGACGCCCGGGACTCCAAATTCATCCAGGAACACGCCCTGAAACAGATAGAATGTGGCGCCCATGCCCTGGACCTTAACGTCGGTCCGGGACGTGACGATGGACCGGCGGCCATGGATTGGCTGGTGCGCACGGTCCAGGACGTGACCGACGTTCCGCTCTGCATAGACACCCCGGGCATCAAGACCATGACCGCGGGGGTCAAGGCCTGCAGGAACAAGATCATCATCAACTCCACCACGGCCGAGATGAAGAGGATGCAGGCCTTGTTCCCGTTGGCTAGAGAGCACGATGCCGACGTCATCTGCCTGACGATGGACGAGAGGGGGATCCCCAACGACGCCGAGTCACGGGCCGAGATGGCCATGCTCATGATGACCACCGCCATGGAGTACGACATCATGCCCGACCGCCTGCTCCTGGACCCCCTGGTCATGCCCATCAAGGCCGCCCAGGACCAGGCCGTGAAGGTCATCAAGGCCATGCAGTTGTTCCAAACGCTCAACGATCCCGCCCCAAGGACCGTGGTCGGCCTTTCCAACGTTTCCAATGGAGCGAAGGAGAGAAGCCTCATCAACCGCACCTATCTGGGGATGCTGATCGGCGCCGGCCTCAGCGCCGGCATCGTCGACGTGCAGGACGCCCAATTGATGGAGGTCATCAAGACCGGCGAACTGCTGCGGGCGGAGAAGCTATACTGCGACGACTTCTTGCGCGCCTAG
- a CDS encoding uroporphyrinogen decarboxylase family protein, producing the protein MTVVEDTFAPIDTDWLKEARLRFASPFMGTNHGHIPVDPMMLSHAAVAFGHTIREFYENPELGTQCVASIQELYDLLPVTHWYFSLPWLTELGMEVQHMDLMPPVPKAPVVFDPSQIDELQVPGPEELAKGMTINQLFRANDYTQKHMPKMFTPLAIASDLTGSAAQLCGVENFIMWTLSEPDLAHALVRIYMETAANGAEVIANKYGSAAITTGSVLGNNDIFSDDMVRDFSGKYLNEFVTKCFMKGAGPQVFYHLCGNHETDYKVLKELMVWSPMTIVHIGYQGREVFPSDLLVKEFGGFATCMGTVDTKLMLHGTPKQIYEQARDQLLKGRECSSGYILGTACEVPPFTPPGNIMSLNKAAKDFGTYGTW; encoded by the coding sequence ATGACCGTCGTGGAGGACACGTTCGCCCCGATCGATACCGATTGGCTCAAAGAGGCCAGGCTTCGCTTCGCCTCTCCGTTCATGGGCACAAATCACGGACACATACCCGTTGACCCCATGATGCTATCTCATGCTGCAGTGGCATTCGGACACACCATACGCGAATTCTACGAGAACCCTGAACTGGGGACGCAATGCGTGGCCTCCATCCAGGAACTGTACGATCTATTGCCGGTCACTCACTGGTACTTCTCATTGCCATGGCTGACGGAACTGGGAATGGAGGTCCAGCACATGGACCTCATGCCTCCGGTGCCCAAGGCCCCGGTGGTCTTCGACCCCTCGCAGATCGATGAGCTGCAGGTTCCCGGACCGGAGGAACTGGCCAAGGGTATGACCATCAACCAGCTCTTCCGAGCAAACGATTACACCCAGAAGCACATGCCCAAGATGTTCACGCCACTGGCCATAGCTTCCGATCTCACCGGCAGCGCCGCCCAGCTTTGCGGGGTGGAGAACTTCATCATGTGGACGCTCAGCGAACCGGACCTGGCCCACGCTCTGGTGCGCATATATATGGAGACGGCGGCCAACGGGGCCGAGGTCATCGCCAACAAGTATGGCAGCGCGGCCATCACCACCGGTTCGGTGCTGGGCAACAACGACATATTCTCCGATGATATGGTGCGGGACTTTTCCGGTAAATATCTCAACGAGTTCGTCACCAAATGCTTCATGAAGGGCGCCGGACCGCAGGTCTTCTATCACCTTTGCGGGAACCACGAAACGGATTACAAGGTGCTCAAGGAGCTGATGGTCTGGTCTCCCATGACCATCGTTCATATCGGATATCAAGGCCGGGAGGTTTTCCCATCCGACCTGCTGGTCAAGGAGTTCGGCGGTTTCGCCACCTGCATGGGGACGGTGGACACCAAGCTCATGCTGCATGGTACGCCGAAGCAGATATACGAACAGGCCAGGGACCAACTGCTCAAGGGAAGGGAGTGCTCGTCCGGATACATACTGGGCACCGCCTGCGAGGTTCCGCCGTTCACTCCTCCGGGAAACATCATGTCCTTGAACAAGGCGGCCAAGGACTTCGGGACGTACGGGACCTGGTGA
- the purH gene encoding bifunctional phosphoribosylaminoimidazolecarboxamide formyltransferase/IMP cyclohydrolase → MVRIERAVVSVSDKEGVVDFCKDLIKMGIEIISTGGTAKLLRSNGLKVIGISEYTGSPEMMDGRVKTLHPAIFAGLLARRDSPEHMRQLNDAGLKRIDMVVVNLYPFKQTVLKEGADLEEVIENIDIGGPSMIRAAAKNSDSVAVVTDPSRYVTLIQEMKENGGELTSATLRSLMLEAFRSTAYYDSLIAAHLGGVFGQEGFPKTFSMGMEKRQDLRYGENPHQTAAFYIDPFVKGVCVSRSEQLHGKELSYNNILDLESALELVREFDRPTAIVIKHTNPCGVASSDSISEAFVTAFNVDPMAAFGCVIGLNRKVDIATAREISSHFVDCVIAPDFEADALELLEKKKNIRLLRTNAPITHDESPEWKMKRIKGGLLVQTNKKVSITPADLKVVTKRAPTDEEVQGMLFANKVCKHVWSNSIILAKGEAVVGIGAGQMSRVDSSMIAAHKAGDNAKGSVMASDAFFPFRDGVDEAAKAGVTAVIQPGGSIRDQEVIDAANEHGMAMVFTGVRIFRH, encoded by the coding sequence ATGGTCAGGATAGAAAGGGCTGTGGTCAGTGTCTCGGACAAGGAAGGCGTGGTCGATTTCTGCAAAGACCTGATCAAGATGGGCATTGAGATCATCTCCACCGGGGGCACGGCCAAGCTTCTAAGGTCCAACGGCCTGAAGGTCATCGGCATCTCAGAGTACACTGGTTCCCCGGAGATGATGGACGGACGGGTTAAGACGTTGCACCCGGCCATATTCGCCGGGCTGCTGGCCCGGAGGGACTCTCCGGAGCACATGCGCCAGTTGAACGATGCCGGGTTAAAACGCATCGATATGGTGGTCGTCAATCTCTACCCCTTCAAGCAAACCGTCCTCAAGGAGGGCGCGGACCTGGAAGAGGTGATCGAGAACATCGATATCGGCGGACCGTCGATGATACGCGCCGCGGCCAAGAACTCCGATTCCGTCGCTGTGGTCACCGATCCCTCACGTTACGTTACGCTGATCCAGGAAATGAAAGAGAACGGTGGGGAGCTGACCTCGGCCACGCTGAGATCGCTCATGTTGGAGGCGTTCCGTTCCACCGCCTACTATGATTCGCTCATAGCCGCCCACTTGGGCGGCGTTTTCGGACAGGAGGGGTTTCCTAAGACCTTTAGCATGGGCATGGAGAAGCGACAGGACCTGCGTTACGGTGAGAACCCGCATCAGACGGCGGCGTTCTACATCGATCCTTTCGTCAAAGGGGTATGCGTTTCCCGCTCCGAGCAATTGCATGGAAAGGAGCTCTCTTACAATAACATCCTGGACCTGGAGTCCGCGTTGGAGCTGGTACGGGAGTTCGATCGGCCCACGGCCATCGTCATCAAGCATACCAATCCTTGCGGGGTGGCCTCCTCCGACAGCATCTCCGAAGCGTTCGTCACCGCTTTCAACGTCGATCCGATGGCGGCCTTCGGCTGCGTCATCGGTCTGAACCGGAAGGTGGATATTGCGACGGCCAGGGAGATATCCAGCCACTTCGTCGACTGCGTGATCGCTCCCGATTTCGAGGCGGACGCATTGGAACTTCTGGAAAAGAAGAAGAACATACGCCTTCTCAGGACCAACGCTCCAATAACCCATGACGAGTCCCCGGAATGGAAGATGAAGCGTATCAAGGGCGGACTGCTGGTGCAGACCAATAAGAAGGTCAGCATCACCCCGGCCGACCTCAAGGTGGTGACCAAGAGGGCGCCGACGGACGAGGAGGTCCAAGGCATGCTCTTCGCCAACAAGGTCTGCAAGCACGTGTGGTCCAACTCCATCATCCTTGCCAAGGGCGAGGCGGTGGTCGGCATCGGCGCCGGCCAGATGTCCCGCGTCGATTCGTCAATGATCGCCGCGCATAAGGCCGGGGATAATGCCAAAGGCAGCGTCATGGCCTCGGATGCTTTCTTCCCCTTCCGCGACGGGGTGGACGAGGCGGCGAAGGCTGGCGTCACCGCGGTCATTCAGCCTGGTGGTTCCATCCGCGACCAGGAGGTCATCGACGCCGCCAACGAGCACGGCATGGCCATGGTATTCACCGGCGTGAGGATATTCAGGCACTA